The genomic window GACCAAAGGAAAGGTAAGAAGGAGGGACTTCAAGAAGGAAAGAATGTTTTTATCTAATCaaaaaagcaaggaggaaaaaggaCTATGTATCTCTTAAAAATGGTTAAAGGCCTGTTTGCTTCCTCCCCCTTCTTTTGAAATTTCAGTTCTGGTTGAGCTGGATCTCTTCTGGGTTGTAAACACCCATGCTGAGcacctgcagcactgcacagCTGGACAAAGTAGGGGAGCTATAAGAAGACAAGCTTCCTGGTCAGCAGACAGTCTTTCTGCCTTCCTCCTACTGTTCTCCACGGTGTCTGTAATTCAGAGTGATGCTAAGGCTATAAGCAGCAAACATGAATCCTCACCCTACAGACATTACCGCAACAGTTACTGAACACAGTAAGAGGAACTTAATAACTACTTCAGACTCTTACTCATCCTGCTTGTCCAGCTCACCTACTCACTACCCTAAACTCCTTCACATAGACACAAAACTATTTTCCACAGCCTTCCCATATCTGGCTTCCATGTTCTCTACCCACTCTTCACTACTAGACTCCACAATCAAGGTCACAAATGAGCTAGGAAAACAGCAATAAGCATCACCTGCATCATGCTGGTATTATATAGGACATTAGCCAGGAAGGACAATatattatgcttttaaaatgcatttggaagGACTGAGATGGTTGTTGTCAAACATACCATTTTGAAGGGCATTAAATTGTGTCTACATTAGTGCTTGAAATAGTCCTATAAAAAGCAAGTTGGGCAACATGCTTTAGACACAACCTCTTTTCTAATTCTAGTCATGGCCTGTGGAAACAGGGAAAGGGGCAGTGGGTGAATCCCTACTGCTAGCTAATTAGATCATACATTTCCTCTCTCAGGCAATACATCTTTCCCTGCATGGGATGCATTTTTCTTCACTAACCTCTCAAAAGCAGCTTCCCTATAAATCACAAATCACCACTGCAAGCATTCCCTTAATGAGATCCTCCAGCTTTTGCATTCATTTCATAAAACAGTGTTCACCAATCTTCATCTTACTGGTGCATTTAGACTGTTTATTTGAAGTTATGGGAGGTTCTTCTGGTGCAGAGAGATTGAACTCCCTGGCTAAAGATTGCATAGGATCCACTTTATCACCCATTCCCAAGGCGTTCATACCCCCCACATACCACGTCACAGGCGGCATACACACCTGGCATGCTATTTTCAATTTGGAAAAATATCTGTCTTGTGTTGTAATCACATCATCAATAGAACCAGGGGGAAATGAGctaccaaatcaaaacaaaccttCTTCAGACCTTTAACTAGATCAGCACAGCATCCGAAATAACTTTTATTCTTAATAGAGGTACTAGCACCTGCAGGCAAGACTCCACTCAGCCCATGTAAATCAACAGACACCCCCCAGGATTAACAAGACAACCCATGTAAGATACAAATGTCAGTAATGCTAATCCAATTCAAAAAAGAGGGAGTCTCCTAGTCACCCTAAGCCCATGGAGGAAGCAGGGGCTTTCCCAGCTGTTTCTGTCATTTTTTGAGGTGGCTTCTAGCAAGAGAACCTATTCGTTTTCTCTTCTTGTGGGCTGAGCTCCTACTTAACCTCTTTAGCTGGTATTCATGCTCCCTAGCTAATTCCCAGCATCAACACACTGTTGCCAGTGCAATGAGCCCAGCTGCTTCTCCAGATTCTTGAAGTGCTTCATAAACTCTGCTACAACATCTGCAGCCATATTTCTTATGTTCAATCCAATGTACTTTTTCCTAGCACTAGGCATAAAAATGGTTTCAAAACGCACATATAAAAGACTTGAAACACAGATTCCTGAAAAGCCTGCCTGAAAAATCACTCAGTGCTTGCTCTCTACAGAATTCAGCTTCCCTTGCCCAAGGGAGGCTAACATAATCTGGGAGAAGAGAAAGGTTACAGTGTTGAACTTCTCAGTGTTAGGCTCAGTTACAAGGCAGTACCTCACCATGGATGCTTTCACATACTGCATTAGCAAAAAGACTCTTACATATGCAACATCAGTACTCCACACAAAAGAGCAGTTCTCTCTAGGTTTTTACCTTTTCTGATACGAAACTTGTAGCCAGACACAGCTGAGTCAGAGTAACTTAGCCAGGCTGTCTTTCATCTCGTTAGTCCTGTTTCCACTAGCAACATCAGAGTGGTGGTCTTTAATCCGAAATTCAAGGACAAGCAGGGAAAATTTAACAACAAAGAGGACTCTGATTCTAGAAAGGGATTGAGAAGTGAACTTAATGAGAACACAGTATTGCCAAATCCAGCTGACgaaaagaaaaatgacacagaACCACATAAGATGACAAAgacatgaagaagaaaagatagataatttgttttaaattttggaCTCGTCTTTAGAATAAGAGAGGTATTCTTGCTATCTAACCCCATTTTGCAGATAAGCCAATCTGGATGTGACTGTAGGAAGTCCTGCTCACTTCAGGAGAGGTAGCTTCTTGAGAAACGCTGAGACCAGCAGAGGGCACTGCGTTACCAAGGGACAGCGGTACAGATGCAAGACGGCTCCTACCAGGCTGTGAAAGTGAGCCACGTTGAAGAAAAGAAACCAGATTCTGGAAGTCAGAAACACATAATAGTCATCAGCTTATCAGTCCTGCAACTGATAAGAATAACACTGTTAAAACAGGCCTCAAACTCTGGGCACTCCTAGAAACACACCTAAATCCAGCTTGGTCCCCACACATCTCAGTCTCCATGTGTTAATTGTAGGGCACAGGCCTCCTACCAAAAATGCTTTTCAAGCAGCATGGCCAAATCAGTCCTGCCCTGCAACATACATATCAAGGTTGGGCTGCTTAAGTTGAAAAACATCCTGTCAGCTTCCTCTCTTCTTCTCCAAACCTCTAAATCCTTGCCTGTAGCAGCAGGAAGTCTGTTCAGACAAGAGACATGACAGTATCAAAGCAAAGAGCTGGCAATTTCCATTCTGCCCTCCCCTTTTACTCCCCGCCCCCTTCAACCTAGCAGACTTTCAGTGAGCAGAGAACCAAGTTAGAGGACATGAAAGGAATGCTGAGGTAGCAGCTTCAGAAGAGTGTCTTTCCACTTGCTTATTTCGAGTTTATTTTGAATTACCAGAAGATGACCATAAAGAAGTAAAtagctcatctttttttcttctctctgtattCCATCCTGCAGGATTCTGGGCTCTAGAAGAAGCTTAGAGGGTAAATCAGTCATACCAGTCATGGCCCTCAAGCTAGTGAGTGAAAAGTTTCCACTTTCTCTTTGTACAGTTGGTGGAATGACTTTGCCAGGATGTGGAAAGGGGCCTCAAAATTTTTCATCTCCTTctgtaaagaaataagaaaattgtGAATGACAGATGGAATAAGCATTTGACTATTTCTGCTCTAACGGCTTCACAAAAGAGAGATTACAACTGAGGGTGAGTTAGACAACAAACAAGTGGAAGAGACCCCCCAATTATCTTTCTTTACCTGAAAGAGAACTTAACTTTACAAACACCCACTTCCACAGATGGTGGAAGGAGCAGATACTCACCACTGACATCTCACAGTATTCCAGGCCATGTTTCTCAGCCCACTCCTGTGCTTGTTTCTGCTCCACAACTCGACGACCAACCAGGTCTGTTTTATTCCCCACTAAGAcacctacagaaaaaaacccatgaaacaggaaaaacaacaacccaGAAATGCTGACTTGTTAACAATAAAGGCTGGAACATTTGCAGAAGTAGCTGAAAAAGCTGGAGGTGTGGAGAACAGTCTACAACCACCTAGAAAAGGTTCCACAAAGGAAACATACTCATGCCTTATCTGCTTTGTGATAAAAGCAAATGGGTTGGAAAAAGCCATGCCTGCCCTTGGCTTAAAATAAATGCTCTAGGCCACATCTCAATGGGAACAACAGCTGTCGTACAAGAGGGGAGCAGATAACAAGAACCTCACTCATTTCTTACCTGGGATGTGCACTCCAACTGCTTGAGCCCTCAGCTTCTCCAACCACTTGGCACAGTTGTTGAAAGACTGCTCATTAGTGACATCATACACAAGGCACAGGACGTTGGGTTGCTCCCACTGCACAGCAAGAAAGGAACATTGTCAGCTCTAATGAAACTGATGTGGTCAACAGCCAGTCCGTGAACACAGCAAACACAGATgctaagacaaaaataaaaagcctaacATACAGGAATCCTATGCCCTGGCTGAGGTTTCACATTTCAGTTGAGCTGACTAAATGGATAGCTGGCACTGGGAGAGGTAGTCTTGATCTCTTTCCCCATTCCTGTCTGCATGGTCCTGTTCCTTTATTTGTATTGGCTCTGGCACTCATCTGATCCCTGGGGAAGCTGATTCTTCATGCTGAATCGGCTTCTACAGGGGGGTCCCTTGCAAACCAGACGTAGTGCAAGGGCAAAAGTGGAATTACCTCTTGTAGAGCAATGAACCATTAGGTTGCCTTAGCCATCCTATGAAACCTCACATCAATTAATTGATTCTACCTCTCAAAATGAGATAACACAATAGAGAACTGTACAGGTAAGGACACAAATGTGTGAAGGAAAC from Accipiter gentilis chromosome 18, bAccGen1.1, whole genome shotgun sequence includes these protein-coding regions:
- the IFT27 gene encoding intraflagellar transport protein 27 homolog; the protein is MVKLAAKCLLAGDPAVGKSALAQMFRNDGAHFQKNYTLTTGIELLVKAVSVPETSDSVEFFIFDSAGKDLFSEMLEKLWEQPNVLCLVYDVTNEQSFNNCAKWLEKLRAQAVGVHIPGVLVGNKTDLVGRRVVEQKQAQEWAEKHGLEYCEMSVKEMKNFEAPFHILAKSFHQLYKEKVETFHSLA